TCGACATCTGGTGTCTAAATATGAATAATTAATATTCCTCGGTTAAGGCGCTTCATCTATTGTCCTTTTATACGTAGTTGGAATTCATCATCTACGATGCTAGCTACCGCCCAAATCTTTATGTTTGCTCTCCACCCAAAGATCCAGTTTTCTTTCAATATGCTTCACCGGCTCCGGCTAATCTGCCTGACTGTGACTGGACTTTGGTGGCTGACAGACGAGCACAAGAAGGAGCCCTTCAGTTTGATGCCTGGCTCCGCTCAAAGTTATCGCTCTACACTCCAAACCCTCAAGGTTATTGGTCGTTTTTTAGGAttaaagaacaacaaaaacagctttGAAATGATCCGTCTCATTGTCGTTCTGTAGAGGCTTACCCGAATACCAACTCCGTCTGGACGGCATTTGAAAACACTTTAATCGCTGGCAGCGGGATAATCACATATGCACCAGTCTTTACTGATTATTTTTATGAGGGCCTTCAGTCGTTTTATGATGATAACGTCCAATATATAGAAATCCGTACTACTTTACCCCAAGTACGACAAAGATTTGGCGACTTTATGGATTAGTAGTCTATTTGTTGATTACAGACGGTACTGAATAACAAAAGCTTAATTGATCTCACATAGGTTTACAACCTGGACGGCACGTTATTGGATGAAGCCCAGGTAACTCAGCTCTACAAGGATACGTTTGATCGCTTCCGAAACGATCATCCTGATTTCACCGGCGCTAAAATCATTTTCGCTCCTTTACGTCGGGCCGACAACGCCACTATGTCACGATACGTTGAATTGGCCTCTCAACTTAAGGTCTTAATTATAAACAAAACCTGCAATTTTAACGCAATAGCATCTAATCAGTGTTCAATCAAAGAGCTGATTAATTCCTCCCTTTATTATAGGCCCAGTTTCCTGATGTAGTGGCTGGATTTGACCTTGTTGGTCAAGAAGACTTGGGACCTCCACTCAAAGAATTTTTAAGTCAGCTTCTTGCGGGGGCAGTTGATCCCAATCTTCATTACTTTTTTCACGCTGGAGAAACCAACTGGCACGGTACTGATGTAGATGAAAACCTCATTGACGCCATTCTACTAAACACAACTCGCATCGGGCATGGCTTCGCTATCGCTAAACATCCTAGCGTCATGGAGCTTGCTAGATCTAACGGAGTTCCAGTTGAAATTTGTCCTATCTCGAATCaagtatttaattttaaaaaatgtgtggtTCACTTCCAAGTGATGATTTATAAATTGGTATTTTACGTATTTTCAAGGTGCTTGCATTGGTAGACGATTTGCGCAACCATCCAGCCGCAATGCTTTTCAGCAACGGTTTTCCTTTAGTCATCAGTTCAGATGACCCAGTACAATTTACACTTGTCATATCGTTCTCCtcgtcatttctttttaaataattcattttcttttttctaaacaaATTCTGATAGGCGTCTTGGGAAGCTGTTGCTCTTAGCTCGGATTTTTACATGGCTTTCATGGGCCTTGCTGGAAAGAAAGCCGATATTCGAACCTTGAAACAACTAGCCATCAACTCAATTATGTAGGGCATAATGTTGTCTGAAGATAATGGGGTTTTAGTCGGTTTTAATTGTAAAATTTACGTGAACAGGTTTAGTGCCATGACTACCGATGAGAAAAATTCTGCCATGGCAGAGTGGCAAAGGCGTTGGAATGACTTCATTCTCAACAAGTACGAAGACTACAAGACAAAACACAACTTGATTTAAAGGACTTAATAAGACTAAAGAAACTAAGAATGACTTATCAAACGTTATACTGAGACCGCAGTAGATTTGCTAAAAAAATCCCAATACAATTCAGTGCAAAAGGCAAATGATTTCTATTCATGTTTCGATCAATTACAATAGCTGTCGTCATAGGCCTACTTTACAACGAGAGGTGAGAATGGTACGGTATCCTATTTACTTCTACCAATGTCTGATCGCGATGACTTGGCTTTGCTACCTTTATTCTGACGAGCGTAAGCAGAGCCGACTTTAGCTTCTTCATCAATTAAGACGATCCATCCTCGCAGGGCGTCAGCAGACGGACGTTTGTTCCATTTGGCGCTGAAAGTATatgaattttgaaaatcgataATATAAAAAGTGTTTACTGAAAATATGAGTCAGACAGCACTTTGGTACTCCATCTGGTGGTAATACAACGTTAAGGATTGCGTCGATTAAGCTTAGTTTGAGAAAGTGATCCGTATTGGTAGTTGTAGACAGCGAAGGGGATGCATTCACCTTGCACAATCAATCATAAAGTCAGACAAAGTTTCAAAACTAGACTTAGATAAATATTGTATATACCTCAATCAGCCAGGGTTTCAGATTAGCATCTATGATAATGTCGTACCCGTAGCATTCGAAACAATGAGGATCACTAGATAAATTTAAAGGTGTGTAGTCAAACCAGTCAGGAGCAAGCATGACATTTATTACCTTAACATCATTGGTGCCACAGCTTTAAGCGAATGCCCTTtattttagaaatattttgtccaaaaaaatgtttttagcTGGGACTAATTTGTTGTTTCGTTCTATGGTATGCTTACCAATAACCCAACAGATTTCTTGCCACAGCAATTCAGCTGCGTCACTGCCACGGTGACTTGCGACGTAAAAAAGTAAGTCTTCCACGCTCCACTTTCCTCCATGATGTGGATTGTAATCATCCTAAACCGGATCGTAAaaatttaataagaaaaacttAATGGCCCACAAAATTATCGGTCATGTTACCCCTTGTTTTTGAATAGCAACGTTGGTTAAATGGACGAGCATATTATCCATCTAAATTAAAAGTGAATCCATTAGCTACtttcttcatttaaaaaaaatttgacttCCAACCATTCCGGTCACTCAATGAAGAAAGAAGTTCACACGCACCTGATGAGTACTGCGGTCATATTTAGCGCTACAAAAGCGGCAGAAACCACGACGAAATAAGTAGGCCCGAATAGGGCGGAAAGAAGTAACCAAAACGTATAAGCGAAGATCGAATTTCTTTCCCCCAATCAGAAGAGGCGATTCAATGTACTTCGAAATGACGTAGGATTCCCTCGGTGGCGCTGGCTGCTGCGGATTACCACTGCCCACTGATGAAGCTTGTACAGCATGACGGCCGtaagtcgatgccgagttccCTTCATTGGACCATTTTTTATCCTCGAAAGCTGAAAGGTTAATTAAACAAGAATAAGAATGAGAAAAGAATTTTGTTAATCTTGTTAATACCTTGGTTACGAGGAAGATCCCTGATCCTTGGGAACGGCCACAAGGTTTCATGATCCATGTACATGTCGGGCAACGTCGATATTCCTCGGCAAAGAGATTGTAATCTGCTGGTAAAACAAACGTGACGGGCACAAATTCAAGGTTGAATTGTGACCGTTCCCGAGTTTCTCGTTCTTTGTCCTGTTCACGTTTATAGCGTTTGATGTTTTTGACCATCAAGTCTTTCCTGGTAAGCTCGTAATGATTCGGAAAATGATTGATCAGCCTGCAGAACGGAAAAGGGCAAATTTGTGAAAGGATATTCAtgttgaatttgaaaaatcgATTAACTGGTAGTCACCAAGACGATACGAGCTTTCGGCGGAGAACAAACTGCGACAGGTTTGAGTATTCGCCCTTTGTGCAAtaataagcaaaaaaaaataaaaaataaatcatggAGAACTTTTTAACATGGGTTTCGTGTTTCGTGCATGAGGCAGATCTGGTGTTGATCTCGTTGCCAGCAATATTTTCCTTCACCGATACAAAGTATGTACGGCGTAGAAACTCTGCAGCTTTGTCTTACGTTCGTAACACGAGACGATTCACATTTAACTAGACGAATAAGCAAAGACCCTTACCAGTAGAAATTCCAGTCTTCATCGGAAGTGGCAGAGGTCCAACCGCGTTTAACAAAATTGGCAGTCACCACAGACTTTTCCATATCCGTAAAATAAGTAATTCTCGACATGATATTAAGTAGTAGATTTAAGACAGGAACGATAACTACCGTATTTCTGGTAATCCAGACTACGTCACGTTATGGTCAAGCCACAGTAAGCGATATGTGAGGTTCCTCATCTCTGTTATTGATTAAACAACATGACAGTGTAAACGCTTTGTAGAAGATTACAATTTTGATAATGACAAGGTctcatggcttagatggcaaagcgcctgcctagtaagcaggagatcacgagttcgagtctcgttgggacctgtttttttgttatgttCTACTCGGCAAAATTCTACAACTTTGAATTGCTAATATCATCGGATTATTTGAAGGAGTCTGTTAAAATATTCTAATTCACATTGGAGTTTCTTTTCGGCGGAACCACAAGGCAAATACTAAAAAGAGAATGTAAGCACATTTTCTACTGGGTATGGTTCCTTAACGATTAAACCGATTAAACGTTCGTTTTTCCTTTCCTAAgcttgttcatttttttctaaGAAATAATGCAGTCCAGATGGGAAAATGTCAAGCAGCGAGACACGTCATTGTGATACCaagaagtaaaaagaaaatgcaaggACATCACAAACCACTGGACCAACCCACTTTTTGATCtttagttttgttgtttttttatttgttcaggGGGCGGCGAACCCAAGAGTTGAAGAGAAAGGTTCCACTTTTGATCGCTAGATGGTTAGAAAACCAGATTTACGTGGTCTGTATGTCTACTGTCAATTTTCCCTTCAGAAGAAGGAACTTTTGGGGCTTTTCGCCGCCGCCTCCGCTCACAGTACATATGTTACTTGTTCGGAATTTTCAATATTAATAGAAACTGAAGAGTGTTTTCGTGATTGTAGCGTAAATTGTGGAAATTTCGCACTAAAATTCGGAGGTGTTTCATTCCAAAATTTTGCGCCTTTCGGTGGAACCCTCATCTTATAACATGGCTCTTACTAAGTTAAAAGGAAACTTGGAGAGGATATTAGACAAAAATTTGGCTGATTTAGTAAGAGGCATCAGAAACAACAAGGAAAATGAAGTATGAACAATAATAGTTCCATTCAAATTCTGCTTCACAAGTTTATACAGTAGTTAATCTTTTTCAGGTCAAATACATCGCTCAATGCATTGAAGAAATTAAGGCAGAGctcaaacaagaaaacattGCTGTCAAGGCTAATGCAGTAGCAAAGCTCTCTTATGTATGGCCTTTTTATTACCATCTCATCATTAATTGTtgacatttgaatttttttatgtattttatttttcttgtatCTATTAGCTTCAAATGATTGGCTATGACATCAGCTGGGCTGGCTTTAATATAATTGAGGTTATGAGCTCAAACAAATTTACTTTCAAAAGGATTGGATATTTAGCTGCATCGCAGAGCTTCCATCAAGACACTGAGGTTCTAAATTCACTATCTTATATTATGTCTTTTAAATTAGATCtccatccattttttgtttgtttctctaACAGGTCCTCATGTTAACAACAAATATGATCAGAAAGGACCTAAGTAGCCAAAGTCAATATGATGCAGGTGTAACATTATCTGGATTGGCATGTTTCATTAATCAAGATTTAGCAAGAGATCTTGCAAATGATCTGATGACTTTGGTACATTTTCTTGGTGTTTGATTTATATGatgttttattgatttttttttttcatctcttcAGTTATCTTCAACTAAGCCTTACATAAGGAAAAAAGCGGTTTTGCTTATGTATAAAGTTTTCCTATCGTTTCCCGATGCCTTGCGACCTGCATTCCCCAGACTTAAAGAGAAACTGGAAGATCCGGATCCCGGTATCGTATCTAGACAGTACATGACTGGAATAGCAACCGTTATCGATTGCTTTTGTGTAGGTGTACAATCGGCTGCCGTCAACGTCATTTGCGAGTTGGCCAGAAAGAACCCCAAGAACTATCTTAGTTTAGCACCTATTTTCTTCAAGCTCATGACATCTTCTACTAATAATTGGATGCTCATCAAGATAATAAAATTGGTAAGTTTTATTACTGATAACGTGGAAGTTTTCTTAGcgtacatttaaaaaatttgaatcttCAACCGCGGATGAGCAAGTTAAGATTTTTAAATAACTGTTCGATAATTCGGTGCGTCCTTATTAGTTGAATGCAATGACACAATGCGATTCTCGTCTAAGCAAGTGCATAAGCCAGCCACTTATATCCATAATCAAAAGGTATCAATTGATAAGGATAATTATGGCGAAACAGTGAAGTTATTTAGCATTTCCTTTGCACCTGCTGATTCCTTCAAGTagatattttgattttccatgtccgctttttttttacgtccctattgtttttttatctttgcAGTTTGGAGCTTTAACACCCTTAGAACCTCGCCTCGGCAAAAAGCTGATTGAACCTTTAACTAATTTGATTCACAGGTAAAATGTCAACTCGCTTTTGTTTGCGGTTGTGTTTGGCTTGCGCTAGACTCGTTGTTTTTAAGATAATTTATTTTCGAAAACCACCCTGTCACAAACTTTTATTTAAACTGTTTTCTAACGTTTTTCCAGCACTTCTGCGATGTCTCTGCTCTACGAATGTATTAATACTGTTATCGCAGTTCTTATATCTATATCGACCGGCATGCCTAGTCACAGTGCATCTATTCAAGTATGTCAAACGATTTCCAAATTTAAGTTTCCATCCAAATgaacaaaatatttatttatttattttttttgcagctGTGTGTTCAGAAATTGCGTATTTTGATTGAAGATTCTgaccaaaatttgaaatacCTTGGTCTATTGGCCATGTCTAAGATATTGAAAACGCATCCTAAATCTGTTCAGGCGCACAAGGATTTGATTTTGCTTTGCCTTGACGATAAAGACGAATCAATACGACTACGTGCTCTAGATCTTCTTTACGGAATGGTTTGTTATACTTGTTAGCTGCTGTTGGATATCGACCAAAACTTTTTAATTgcccgtttttctttcttaggTGTCCAAGAAAAATCTGATGGAGATTGTGAAAAAGCTAATGGTACATATGGATCGAGCAGAAGGCACACAATACCGCGATGAACTTCTTTCCAAAATCATCGAAATTTGCTCTCAAGACAACTATCATTTCATCACCAGTTTCGAATGGTATCCCGCAATTCATTGACTGAAATAATTAGAACTTGAAATGAATCTCTTCATTTAGGTACATAAGCGTCTTGGTGGACTTGAGTCGTATGGAAGGCCTTCGCCAGGGTCATGTAGTCGCGTCCCAATTAATGGACGTAACCATACGCGTTCCAGCCATTCGTCCATTCTCTGTCGAACAAATGGCTCTTTTATTGGAAACGTCGAGTGGCTTTGCTGTTCGCGGAATTACAGGGCAGGTAGCCTTCTCTTCCATGTGTGAGGTGCTTTATGCTGCCGCATGGATTTGTGGAGAATTTGCATCGTAAGGATTATTCAGcgattccttttctttttcttctcatgGCGAATATTAAATATCCTGGATGATTTTAGGCATCTTAAAGAGCCCGAAGCAGTTTTGGAATGTGTTTTAAAAAGCAAAGTGACTGTGTTACCTGGTCACATTCAGGCTGTTTTCATCCACAATCTAATGAAACTCTATGCTCATATTCTACGCAAAGCATCAACGgcagaagagaaagaaagagcgCGACAGGTTAACTTTCcaatttcttaaaatttttcaaaataaattgacGGTGATAAATTATGCATGAAGACGTTGTGTGTACTGCAAGAACGACTGACTCCGTTCATGCAAAGTGCCGATCTGGAGGTTCAGGAACGAGCCAGTACTGCTGTTCACGTCCTCAGAGTGATATCCAAGTTGCAA
This genomic interval from Daphnia magna isolate NIES linkage group LG8, ASM2063170v1.1, whole genome shotgun sequence contains the following:
- the LOC116929438 gene encoding adenosine deaminase 2, with amino-acid sequence MARFVIFSSVLLVVSLFAPSSLSVDVNEFLAQRERFLADESARILGGGITLSSNEELVNTMLMTAKTFEYDQSFSSLNFTPATHFFLSKPAMLESEVFQFIRQMPKGGVLHIHDVAVTPLEFIIYDASYRPNLYVCSPPKDPVFFQYASPAPANLPDCDWTLVADRRAQEGALQFDAWLRSKLSLYTPNPQEAYPNTNSVWTAFENTLIAGSGIITYAPVFTDYFYEGLQSFYDDNVQYIEIRTTLPQVYNLDGTLLDEAQVTQLYKDTFDRFRNDHPDFTGAKIIFAPLRRADNATMSRYVELASQLKAQFPDVVAGFDLVGQEDLGPPLKEFLSQLLAGAVDPNLHYFFHAGETNWHGTDVDENLIDAILLNTTRIGHGFAIAKHPSVMELARSNGVPVEICPISNQVLALVDDLRNHPAAMLFSNGFPLVISSDDPASWEAVALSSDFYMAFMGLAGKKADIRTLKQLAINSIMFSAMTTDEKNSAMAEWQRRWNDFILNKYEDYKTKHNLI
- the LOC116929456 gene encoding probable tubulin polyglutamylase TTLL1 is translated as MSRITYFTDMEKSVVTANFVKRGWTSATSDEDWNFYWANTQTCRSLFSAESSYRLGDYQLINHFPNHYELTRKDLMVKNIKRYKREQDKERETRERSQFNLEFVPVTFVLPADYNLFAEEYRRCPTCTWIMKPCGRSQGSGIFLVTKLSRIKNASSVGSGNPQQPAPPRESYVISKYIESPLLIGGKKFDLRLYVLVTSFRPIRAYLFRRGFCRFCSAKYDRSTHQMDNMLVHLTNVAIQKQGDDYNPHHGGKWSVEDLLFYVASHRGSDAAELLWQEICWVIGHSLKAVAPMMLSDPHCFECYGYDIIIDANLKPWLIEVNASPSLSTTTNTDHFLKLSLIDAILNVVLPPDGVPNAKWNKRPSADALRGWIVLIDEEAKVGSAYARQNKGSKAKSSRSDIGRSK